A window from Physeter macrocephalus isolate SW-GA chromosome 11, ASM283717v5, whole genome shotgun sequence encodes these proteins:
- the LOC102988582 gene encoding LOW QUALITY PROTEIN: adiponectin receptor protein 1-like (The sequence of the model RefSeq protein was modified relative to this genomic sequence to represent the inferred CDS: deleted 1 base in 1 codon; substituted 1 base at 1 genomic stop codon), translating into MSSHKGPVVAQGNGAPAGNRESDTVELAELGPLLEEQGQRGVTSPSKAEEEQACPVPQEEEEEEGQGLTLPLQAHHGMDKMQEFVHKVWEGRWRVIPYDVLPDWLKDNDYLLHGHRPSMPSFQACFKSIFRIHTETVNIWNHLLGFVPFHFLGILTMLRPNMYFMARLQEKVVFAMFFLGAVLCLSFSWLFHTIYCHSEQXQTGFFSSPFQTGLSGIALLLMGSFVPWLYYSLYCFPQPRLSHLSIVCVLGISAIIVAQWDQFASPKHQQTSAGMFLGLGLSGAVPTVHFTTAEGFVKDTTVGQMGWFFLTAVTYITGAGLYATWVPEHLFPGKFDIWFQPHQIFHVLEVAAAFIHFYRVSNLQEFRYCLERGRTDDSLL; encoded by the exons ATGTCTTCTCACAAAGGACCTGTGGTGGCCCAGGGCAATGGGGCTCCTGCCGGGAACAGGGAGTCTGACACAGTGGAGCTGGCTGAGCTGGGACCCCTGCTAGAGGAGCAAGGCCAGCGGGGCGTCACCAGCCCAAGCAAAGCTGAAGAAGAGCAGGCATGCCCAGTGcctcaggaagaggaggaggaggagggacaggggTTGACACTTCCCCTGCAAGCCCACCATGGCATGGATAAGATGCAGGAGTTTGTGCATAAAGTCTGGGAGGGGCGCTGGAGGGTCATCCCGTACGACGTGCTCCCTGACTGGCTAAAGGACAATGACTACCTGCTGCATGGTCACAGGCCGTCCATGCCCTCCTTCCAGGCCTGCTTCAAGAGCATCTTCCGCATCCACACAGAGACCGTCAACATCTGGAACCACCTGCTTGGTTTTGTGCCGTTTCACTTTCTGGGTATCCTGACCATGCTCAGACCAAACATGTACTTCATGGCCCGCCTTCAGGAGAAGGTGGTGTTCGCGATGTTCTTCCTGGGCGCGGTGCTCTGCCTCAGCTTCTCCTGGCTCTTTCACACCATCTATTGTCACTCAGAGCAGTGACAAACTGGATTCTTTTCCAGCCCTTTT CAAACTGGATTATCAGGGATTGCCCTGCTGCTTATGGGGAGCTTTGTCCCCTGGCTCTATTACTCCCTCTACTGCTTCCCACAGCCACGGCTCAGCCACCTCTCCATCGTCTGTGTCCTGGGCATCTCTGCCATCATTGTGGCCCAGTGGGACCAGTTTGCCTCTCCTAAGCACCAGCAGACAAGCGCAGGGATGTTCCTGGGGCTTGGCTTGAGTGGCGCCGTGCCCACCGTGCACTTTACAACCGCGGAGGGCTTCGTCAAGGACACCACGGTGGGCCAGATGGGCTGGTTCTTCCTCACGGCTGTGACGTACATCACCGGAGCTGGCCTTTATGCCACGTGGGTTCCTGAGCACCTCTTCCCTGGAAAATTCGACATATGGTTCCAGCCTCATCAGATCTTCCACGTGCTGGAGGTGGCAGCCGCCTTCATCCATTTCTACAGGGTCTCCAACCTTCAGGAGTTCCGATATTGCCTGGAAAGGGGCCGTACTGACGACTCCCTCCTCTGA